The Arachis hypogaea cultivar Tifrunner chromosome 16, arahy.Tifrunner.gnm2.J5K5, whole genome shotgun sequence genome contains a region encoding:
- the LOC112755111 gene encoding DNA replication complex GINS protein PSF2 codes for MAGQSDPELSLFSAEELEFIAEDEIVDIVPNLKMGPLNFISGDFGPFIPQIVAQVPLWLAVALKKRGKCSICPPQWMCVEKLTQVLEAERNSQEMSEQLPFHYVEISRLLFDHANDDISDAYMVRSLIEDIRDVRFHKVETDLEAFNGRTIAVKIKNLSAMEVNIVRPFIGRALQAFYKHDSPELIPDPERVPDRRPQVVQNAPRRQLRR; via the exons ATGGCTGGGCAATCAGATCCTGAGCTTTCACTGTTTTCAGCAGAggag CTTGAGTTCATTGCTGAGGATGAGATTGTGGACATTGTGCCCAATCTCAAGATGGGTCCTCTTAATTTCATCTCT GGAGATTTTGGCCCGTTTATCCCACAGATTGTTGCCCAAGTACCGCTTTGGCTGGCTGTTGCATTAAAAAAGAGGGGCAAGTGCTCCATTTGCCCTCCTCAATGGATGTGTGTTG AGAAGTTGACTCAAGTTTTGGAAGCTGAGCGAAACTCGCAAGAAATGTCAGAGCAACTGCCATTTCACTATGTAGAAATTTCTAGACTTCTGTTTGACCA TGCAAATGATGACATCTCGGATGCATATATG GTGAGATCTCTAATTGAGGACATCAGAGATGTACGATTTCATAAGGTTGAAACTGACCTGGAGGCATTCAATGGTCGCACAATTGCTGTTaag ATAAAAAATTTGTCTGCCATGGAAGTGAATATCGTTCGCCCATTCATTGGAAGAGCTTTACAAGCATTCTATAAGCATGATAGTCCAGAGTTGATACCGGATCCGGAGAGAGTTCCTGATAGGCGACCGCAAGTTGTCCAAAATGCCCCAAGG AGGCAACTGCGAAGATAA
- the LOC112757619 gene encoding uncharacterized protein, whose translation MIQPSSGELIGFSGERVPIMGHIWLRNTMGEIPMSKSIDIQYLIVDYYSPYNIIIGRPALNIFRAVVSTLHMCVKFIVQENKIATMYANHQEARQCYNACLKQAHTKETTRPQVQSIHSSADITMLADLDPREDLGERPRPMDNLHKLTLTADEEQYTHIGEELEGNERVRLVHILGQNADLFAWTPDDMPGISPEVICHKLAIDKTVRPVAQKKRNLGEEKKQAVLEETKKLLNAGFIREIRFTTWLSGNVDSASGFKALSFMDAYSGYNQILIHPEDQSKTAFITEHGNFCYKVMPFGLKNAGATYQRLMDKVFQQQIGRNMKVYVDDMVAKTPAQGSHCDDLIEIFNQL comes from the exons atgatACAGCCCTCCTCGGGAGAACTAATTGGCTTCTCCGGAGAAAGAGTCCCCATCATGGGACATATATGGCTGAGGAATACAATGGGAGAGATCCCTATGTCAAAATCCATTGATATTCAATACCTAATAGTAGATTATTATAGCCCTTATAATATTATAATCGGGAGACCCGCCTTGAATATATTCAGAGCGGTGGTGTCCACATTACACATGTGTGTTAAGTTTATAGTGCAGGAAAACAAGATAGCTACAATGTACGCCAACCATCAAGAAGCTCGGCAGTGCTACAATGCTTGTCTAAAGCAAGCCCATACGAAGGAGACAACTCGGCCCCAGGTCCAATCCATACATAGCTCGGCTGACATCACAATGTTAGCCGATCTCGACCCGAGAGAAGATCTCGGCGAAAGACCTCGGCCAATGGACAACCTTCACAAATTAACACTAACAGCAGATGAAGAGCAATACACACACATCGGAGAAGAACTAGAAGGAAATGAACGAGTAAGACTTGTACACATACTGGGCCAGAACGCCGACCTATTCGCATGGACACCAGACGACATGCCAGGAATAAGCCCGGAAGTCATCTGCCACAAATTAGCAATTGACAAAACAGTCCGACCAGTGGCACAAAAGAAGAGAAACCTCGGAGAAGAGAAAAAACAAGCAGTACTTGAAGAGACCAAGAAGCTCCTCAACGCAGGTTTTATCAGAGAAATTCGCTTCACCACATGGCTAAgtggtaatg TTGATAGCGCTTCTGGTTTCAAAGCCttgagttttatggatgcatactctggttataaccagattttGATACACCCAGAAGACCAAAGCAAAACAGCTTTCATAACAGAACATGGAAATTTTTGTTACAAggtaatgccttttggcttaaagaatgcaggtgcgaCATACCAAAGATTAATGGACAAAGTATTCCAACAACAGATAGGAAGGAACATGAAAGTCTATGTAGATGATATGGTGGCAAAAACGCCTGCGCAAGGGTCACACTGTGATGACTTGATagagatcttcaaccaactctga